Proteins co-encoded in one Actinomadura luteofluorescens genomic window:
- the cmk gene encoding (d)CMP kinase codes for MPLVIAMDGPSGSGKSSASKGVARTLGLRYLDTGAMYRAMTWWMLENGVPVEDGAAVAARAQDPVIESGTDPAAPTITVDGTDVSGPIRTRAVTNAVSAVSSVPAVRARLVELQREIIGAGGIVVEGRDIGTAVAPEAPVKVFLTASAEVRAARRAKDLAADPGASVTVTRAEQERRDRLDSTRTASPLAKAAGAHEIDSTGLSLDEVIEAVVRLAKEHE; via the coding sequence GTGCCGCTCGTCATCGCCATGGACGGTCCGTCCGGGTCGGGGAAGTCCAGCGCGTCCAAGGGCGTCGCCCGGACGCTCGGGCTGCGCTACCTCGACACGGGCGCCATGTACCGCGCCATGACGTGGTGGATGCTGGAGAACGGCGTTCCGGTCGAGGACGGCGCCGCCGTCGCGGCCCGCGCGCAGGACCCCGTGATCGAGTCCGGCACCGACCCGGCGGCGCCGACGATCACCGTGGACGGGACGGACGTGTCCGGCCCGATCCGCACCCGCGCGGTGACGAACGCGGTCAGCGCCGTCAGCTCCGTCCCGGCGGTGCGCGCCCGGCTCGTGGAGCTCCAGCGCGAGATCATCGGGGCGGGCGGGATCGTGGTGGAGGGGCGCGACATCGGGACGGCCGTCGCGCCGGAGGCGCCGGTCAAGGTGTTCCTCACGGCGAGCGCCGAGGTCCGCGCGGCGCGCCGCGCGAAGGACCTGGCCGCCGACCCGGGCGCCTCGGTGACGGTCACGCGGGCCGAGCAGGAGCGCCGGGACCGGCTGGACTCGACGCGCACGGCGTCGCCGCTGGCCAAGGCGGCCGGGGCGCACGAGATCGACTCGACCGGGCTGAGCCTGGACGAGGTCATCGAGGCGGTCGTCCGCCTCGCCAAAGAGCATGAGTGA
- a CDS encoding prephenate dehydrogenase: protein MSEDVVPRRIVVVGTGLIGTSIALAMRERGAEVLLADRDSAALALAVELGAGEAMPDGARPEPADLAVLAVPPAAVAVTLLDAQKRGLATAYTDVASVKALPLAQAAELGCDLTTFVAGHPLAGSERSGPSAARHDLFLGRPWALCATPEATPETVEVVTGLAKACGAMPVQVDAAEHDRAVALVSHAPHVVSAAVAARLTGADDVALGLSGQGVRDVTRIAASDPRLWIGILSANSAPVADVLEAVATDLAVAASLLRDGSEEAATHVADLLLRGNAGRSRIPGKHGGDQPAYATVQVVIPDRPGELAMIFQAAGIARVNIEDVTIEHSPGRPLGVLELSVVPEAAERLAEELRARGWSVPG from the coding sequence GTGAGCGAGGACGTGGTGCCGCGGCGGATCGTCGTGGTCGGGACGGGCCTGATCGGGACGTCGATCGCCCTGGCGATGCGGGAGCGCGGCGCCGAGGTGCTGCTGGCCGACCGGGACTCGGCGGCCCTGGCGCTGGCCGTGGAGCTCGGCGCGGGCGAGGCGATGCCGGACGGGGCGCGGCCCGAGCCCGCCGACCTGGCGGTCCTGGCGGTGCCCCCGGCGGCGGTGGCGGTGACGCTGCTGGACGCGCAGAAGCGCGGCCTGGCGACCGCCTACACCGACGTGGCGAGCGTGAAGGCGCTGCCGCTGGCGCAGGCGGCCGAGCTGGGCTGCGACCTGACGACGTTCGTGGCGGGCCACCCCCTCGCCGGGAGCGAGCGGTCCGGGCCGAGCGCGGCGCGGCACGACCTGTTCCTCGGCCGCCCGTGGGCGCTGTGCGCGACGCCGGAGGCGACGCCGGAGACGGTCGAGGTCGTGACGGGCCTGGCGAAGGCGTGCGGCGCGATGCCGGTGCAGGTGGACGCCGCCGAGCACGACCGGGCCGTCGCGCTGGTCTCCCATGCCCCGCACGTGGTGTCGGCCGCGGTCGCGGCCCGCCTGACCGGCGCCGACGACGTGGCGCTCGGCCTGTCCGGGCAGGGCGTGCGGGACGTCACCCGGATCGCGGCGAGCGACCCGCGGCTGTGGATCGGGATCCTGTCGGCCAACTCCGCGCCCGTCGCCGACGTGCTGGAGGCGGTCGCCACCGATCTCGCGGTGGCGGCGTCGCTGCTGCGCGACGGCAGCGAGGAGGCCGCCACGCACGTCGCCGACCTGCTGCTGCGCGGGAACGCGGGCCGGTCCCGCATCCCCGGCAAGCACGGCGGCGACCAGCCCGCCTACGCGACGGTCCAGGTGGTCATCCCCGACCGGCCGGGCGAGCTGGCGATGATCTTCCAGGCGGCGGGGATCGCGCGGGTGAACATCGAGGACGTGACCATCGAGCACTCCCCGGGCCGCCCGCTCGGCGTGCTGGAGCTGTCGGTCGTCCCGGAGGCGGCCGAGCGGCTGGCGGAGGAGCTGCGCGCCCGCGGCTGGTCGGTGCCCGGCTAG
- the aroH gene encoding chorismate mutase yields the protein MAVRAVRGATQTDADEREQILEATTELVAEVMARNELTTDDVISVIFTVTPDLTAEFPALAARKLGFHEVPLLCATEIGVPGALPRVIRLMAHIATDRPRSDVQHVYLRGATALRLDIAQ from the coding sequence GTGGCGGTACGCGCGGTCCGTGGCGCGACGCAGACGGACGCCGACGAACGGGAGCAGATCCTGGAGGCGACGACCGAGCTCGTCGCCGAGGTGATGGCCCGCAACGAGCTGACCACCGACGACGTCATCAGCGTCATCTTCACGGTGACGCCGGACCTGACGGCCGAGTTCCCGGCGCTCGCCGCCCGCAAGCTCGGGTTCCACGAGGTGCCGCTGCTGTGCGCCACCGAGATCGGCGTCCCCGGCGCGCTGCCGCGGGTCATCCGGCTGATGGCGCACATCGCGACGGACCGTCCCCGCTCCGACGTCCAGCACGTCTACCTGCGCGGCGCGACGGCGCTCCGCCTCGACATCGCACAGTAG
- a CDS encoding pseudouridine synthase: MSENEGVRLQKVLAEAGIGSRRHCEELIGEGRVTVNGHKVFRFGERVDPRSAVIHVDGKRVETRSEMRYYAINKPRGVVSTMADERGRKSLADYVEVPERLFHVGRLDTDTEGLILLTNDGELSHRLTHPSYGVFKTYLAEIHGPIPRDLGKRLRAGVTLDDGPAKADKFRIFDQVGRRVLVEITLHEGRKHIVRRLLKEVGFPVQQLARVEFGPIKLGQLKPGGMRALSVHEVGELYKAVGL; this comes from the coding sequence GTGAGCGAGAACGAGGGCGTACGCCTGCAGAAGGTCCTGGCCGAGGCCGGGATCGGCAGCCGCCGCCACTGCGAGGAGCTGATCGGCGAGGGCCGCGTCACCGTCAACGGGCACAAGGTGTTCCGTTTCGGTGAGCGCGTCGACCCGCGCAGCGCCGTCATCCACGTGGACGGCAAGCGGGTCGAGACCCGGTCCGAGATGCGCTACTACGCCATCAACAAGCCGCGCGGCGTGGTGTCGACGATGGCGGACGAGCGGGGCCGCAAGTCCCTGGCCGACTACGTGGAGGTGCCCGAGCGGCTGTTCCACGTCGGGCGGCTGGACACCGACACCGAGGGCCTGATCCTGCTCACCAACGACGGCGAGCTGTCGCACCGGCTGACCCACCCGTCCTACGGGGTGTTCAAGACCTACCTGGCGGAGATCCACGGCCCGATCCCGCGCGACCTCGGCAAGCGGCTCAGGGCAGGGGTCACCCTGGACGACGGTCCCGCGAAGGCCGACAAGTTCCGCATCTTCGACCAGGTCGGACGGCGCGTGCTGGTCGAGATCACTCTGCACGAGGGGCGCAAGCACATCGTCCGGCGGCTGCTGAAGGAGGTCGGCTTCCCCGTCCAGCAGCTCGCCCGCGTCGAGTTCGGGCCGATCAAGCTGGGCCAGCTGAAGCCGGGCGGCATGCGGGCGCTCAGCGTCCACGAGGTCGGCGAGCTGTACAAGGCCGTCGGACTGTAG
- the scpB gene encoding SMC-Scp complex subunit ScpB, giving the protein MSEEPGADVPELPGLRASIEAILLVVDEPVTEMTLAQLLERPRGEVAGTLRELAAEYTEQGRGFDLREVAGGWRFYTRDVCAPVVERFVTDGQQARLTQAALETLAVVAYRQPVSRARVSAIRGVNSDGVMRTLTLRGLIEDAGQDPESQAHLYRTTGYFLERLGLRDLDELPELAPYLPDDLPDDIVEDA; this is encoded by the coding sequence ATGAGTGAGGAACCCGGCGCGGACGTGCCGGAGCTTCCGGGACTGCGCGCCTCGATCGAGGCGATCCTGCTCGTGGTGGACGAGCCGGTCACCGAGATGACGCTGGCGCAGCTGCTGGAGCGGCCCCGCGGCGAGGTCGCCGGGACGCTGCGGGAGCTGGCCGCGGAATACACCGAGCAGGGCCGGGGGTTCGATCTCAGGGAGGTCGCCGGCGGCTGGCGGTTCTACACCCGGGACGTGTGCGCCCCGGTGGTGGAGCGGTTCGTCACCGACGGGCAGCAGGCGCGGCTGACCCAGGCCGCGCTGGAGACGCTCGCCGTCGTCGCCTACCGGCAGCCGGTGAGCCGGGCCCGCGTGTCGGCGATCCGCGGCGTCAACAGCGACGGCGTCATGCGGACGCTGACGCTGCGCGGCCTGATCGAGGACGCCGGGCAGGACCCGGAGTCGCAGGCCCACCTGTACCGGACCACCGGGTACTTCCTGGAGCGCCTGGGGCTGCGCGACCTCGACGAGCTGCCCGAGCTGGCCCCCTACCTTCCCGATGACCTTCCAGACGACATAGTTGAGGACGCGTGA
- a CDS encoding segregation and condensation protein A: MDATSPEPGRETEEEQGFRVRLDNFEGPFDLLLGLISKHKLDITEVSLHKVTDDFIAHIRSHGAEWDLDQASHFLLVAATLLDLKAARLLPSGEVDDEEDLALLEARDLLFARLLQYRAYKEVARVIAARVADASRRFPRLVPMEPKFAGLLPEVLLGLGPQEFARLAAKALTPKAPPSVSVEHMYQPKASVKEQAAIVVELLRRLRQTTFRVLAADAEGTYEVVARFLALLELYREQAVTFEQHEPLGELHITWTGADDGDVEVGDDYEGAPKKDPAQDAAGPDPKTRKDEGDDE, from the coding sequence GTGGACGCGACGTCGCCCGAGCCGGGGCGGGAGACCGAGGAGGAGCAGGGGTTCCGCGTCCGCCTGGACAACTTCGAGGGCCCCTTCGACCTGCTGCTCGGGCTGATCTCCAAGCACAAGCTCGACATCACCGAGGTGTCGCTGCACAAGGTCACCGACGACTTCATCGCCCACATCCGCTCGCACGGCGCGGAGTGGGACCTCGACCAGGCCAGCCACTTCCTGCTGGTCGCCGCGACCCTGCTGGACCTCAAGGCCGCCCGGCTGCTGCCGTCCGGCGAGGTCGACGACGAGGAGGACCTGGCGCTGCTGGAGGCCCGCGACCTGCTGTTCGCGCGGCTGCTGCAGTACCGGGCGTACAAGGAGGTCGCGCGGGTGATCGCCGCTCGCGTCGCCGACGCGAGCCGCCGGTTCCCGCGGCTGGTCCCGATGGAGCCGAAGTTCGCGGGCCTGCTGCCGGAGGTGCTGCTCGGCCTCGGCCCGCAGGAGTTCGCGCGGCTGGCCGCCAAGGCCCTCACGCCGAAGGCGCCGCCGTCGGTCTCGGTCGAGCACATGTACCAGCCGAAGGCCAGCGTCAAGGAGCAGGCCGCGATCGTCGTGGAGCTGCTCCGCCGGCTCCGCCAGACCACCTTCCGCGTCCTGGCGGCCGACGCGGAGGGCACCTACGAGGTGGTCGCCCGGTTCCTGGCGCTGCTGGAGCTGTACCGGGAGCAGGCCGTCACGTTCGAGCAGCACGAGCCCCTCGGCGAGCTCCACATCACCTGGACCGGCGCCGACGACGGCGACGTGGAGGTCGGCGACGACTACGAGGGCGCCCCGAAGAAGGACCCCGCGCAGGACGCCGCCGGACCCGACCCGAAGACCCGGAAGGACGAGGGAGACGATGAGTGA
- a CDS encoding SecDF P1 head subdomain-containing protein: MGHPPPAPYGMPPGAVPQPSPSRGPGPLLIGLVAVAAAVLLAVAGLGAYLVLSDDGDDSAAASSGPVDLRVPLTFRLLASASAPPCAGGAVTVSGASECYTLSADLLTVRRLEEVKAVPPDPARGSPGWSVALTLTSADAPGFAALTRKAADAFAAQAPGGRMAMLVGGTLVSEPAQVMQAITGGQVEINGPAGRFTRAYTEDLVHRMTGK, translated from the coding sequence ATGGGCCACCCCCCGCCCGCCCCTTACGGCATGCCACCCGGCGCCGTGCCGCAGCCATCGCCCTCCCGTGGGCCGGGCCCGCTGCTCATCGGGCTGGTGGCCGTGGCCGCCGCGGTGCTGCTCGCGGTCGCCGGTCTCGGGGCCTATCTGGTCCTCAGCGACGACGGCGATGACTCGGCCGCCGCCTCGTCGGGCCCGGTCGACCTGCGGGTACCGCTGACGTTCCGGCTCCTGGCGAGCGCGTCCGCCCCGCCGTGCGCGGGCGGCGCCGTCACCGTCTCCGGCGCCTCCGAGTGCTACACGCTGAGCGCGGACCTCCTGACGGTGCGCCGGCTGGAGGAGGTCAAGGCCGTCCCGCCCGACCCGGCGCGCGGCAGTCCCGGCTGGTCGGTGGCGCTGACGCTGACCTCGGCGGACGCGCCCGGCTTCGCCGCGCTGACCCGCAAGGCCGCCGACGCCTTCGCCGCCCAGGCGCCCGGCGGGAGGATGGCGATGCTCGTCGGAGGGACCCTGGTGTCGGAGCCCGCGCAGGTGATGCAGGCCATCACCGGCGGCCAGGTGGAGATCAACGGGCCCGCCGGCAGGTTCACCCGCGCCTACACCGAGGACCTCGTGCACCGGATGACCGGGAAGTAG
- a CDS encoding ParA family protein, translated as METDPSRALGPTQRPVPVFPEPEPLAEHGPARIVAVCNQKGGVGKTTTTINLGAALAEYGRRVLLVDFDPQGALSVGLGKGDPRQLEVTIHNLLLERDTEWEDVVIETGVDGMDLLPSNIDLSGAEVQLVHEVGREYILQGALKSAVDHYDYILIDCQPSLGLLTVNALAASEGVLIPLECEYFAMRGVALLMETIEKVQGRINPGLVIDGVLGTMYDSRTLHTREVLGRIVEAFGDKVFHTVINRTVRFPDATVAGEPITFFDPSSMGANAYRSLAREVLVRWAEFE; from the coding sequence ATAGAGACCGATCCGAGCCGTGCCCTCGGGCCCACTCAGCGACCCGTCCCGGTGTTCCCGGAGCCGGAGCCGCTGGCCGAGCACGGGCCCGCGCGGATCGTGGCCGTCTGCAACCAGAAGGGCGGCGTCGGCAAGACCACCACGACGATCAACCTGGGCGCGGCGCTCGCCGAGTACGGCCGCCGCGTCCTGCTCGTCGACTTCGACCCGCAGGGCGCCCTGTCGGTGGGCCTCGGCAAGGGCGACCCGCGCCAGCTCGAGGTGACGATCCACAACCTGCTGCTCGAACGCGACACCGAGTGGGAGGACGTCGTCATCGAGACCGGCGTCGACGGGATGGACCTGCTGCCGAGCAACATCGACCTGTCCGGCGCCGAGGTCCAGCTCGTCCACGAGGTCGGCCGCGAGTACATCCTGCAGGGCGCGCTGAAGTCGGCCGTCGACCACTACGACTACATCCTCATCGACTGCCAGCCCTCGCTCGGCCTGCTCACCGTGAACGCGTTGGCCGCCAGCGAGGGCGTGCTGATCCCGCTGGAGTGCGAGTACTTCGCGATGCGCGGTGTCGCGCTGCTGATGGAGACGATCGAGAAGGTGCAGGGCCGGATCAACCCGGGCCTGGTCATCGACGGCGTCCTCGGCACCATGTACGACTCGCGGACGCTGCACACCCGCGAGGTCCTCGGGCGCATCGTCGAGGCGTTCGGCGACAAGGTGTTCCACACCGTGATCAACCGTACGGTGCGGTTCCCCGACGCGACCGTCGCGGGGGAGCCGATCACCTTCTTCGATCCCAGTTCGATGGGCGCGAACGCCTACCGCAGCCTGGCCCGCGAGGTCCTCGTCAGGTGGGCGGAGTTCGAGTGA
- a CDS encoding site-specific tyrosine recombinase XerD — MMGGSPEPTAGRGAALSPSPSSRSTARRPAGDAGAGSALDSAVRTYLGHLAVERGLAANTLSSYRRDLRRYAQVQAGRGREAVGEVTEEDVRAFLVGLREGDEDHPPLSAGSAARALVAVRGLHRFALREGLAAGDPAHDVKPPTPPRRLPKAISLEDVERLLGAAAGPSGDQGTARGLRDRALLELLYGSGARISEAVGLDVDDLDLRDGFARVAGKGGKARVVPIGDYAREAVDAYLVRARPELAGAGRGGPALFLNARGGRLSRQGAWMVLRAAADRAQLSEVSPHTLRHSFATHLLDGGADVRVVQELLGHASVTTTQVYTLVTVQLLREVYATSHPRARN; from the coding sequence ATGATGGGCGGGTCCCCGGAGCCCACGGCCGGAAGAGGTGCCGCCCTGTCCCCGAGCCCGTCCTCCCGGAGCACCGCGCGGCGCCCCGCAGGCGACGCCGGCGCGGGGTCCGCGCTCGACTCGGCCGTGCGCACCTATCTGGGGCATCTGGCCGTGGAGCGCGGCCTGGCCGCCAACACGCTCAGCTCCTACCGCCGCGACCTGCGCCGTTACGCGCAGGTGCAGGCGGGGCGGGGGCGGGAGGCGGTCGGGGAGGTCACCGAGGAGGACGTCCGCGCGTTCCTGGTGGGGCTGCGCGAGGGCGACGAGGACCATCCGCCGCTGTCGGCGGGTTCGGCGGCGCGGGCGCTCGTGGCGGTCCGGGGGCTGCACCGGTTCGCGCTGCGGGAGGGGCTCGCCGCCGGCGATCCCGCCCATGACGTCAAGCCGCCCACGCCGCCGCGGCGGCTGCCGAAGGCGATCTCGCTGGAGGACGTCGAACGGCTGCTGGGGGCGGCGGCCGGGCCGTCCGGTGACCAGGGCACCGCGCGGGGCCTGCGCGATCGGGCGCTGCTGGAGCTGCTGTACGGATCGGGGGCGCGCATCTCCGAGGCCGTCGGCCTGGACGTCGACGACCTCGACCTGCGGGACGGTTTCGCCCGCGTCGCCGGCAAGGGGGGCAAGGCCCGGGTCGTGCCGATCGGCGACTATGCCCGCGAGGCCGTGGACGCCTACCTGGTGCGGGCGCGGCCCGAGCTGGCCGGGGCCGGGCGGGGCGGGCCGGCGCTGTTCCTGAACGCGCGCGGGGGGCGGCTGTCGCGGCAGGGCGCGTGGATGGTGCTGCGCGCGGCCGCCGACCGGGCGCAGCTGTCGGAGGTGTCTCCGCACACGCTGCGGCACTCGTTCGCCACGCACCTGCTGGACGGCGGAGCCGACGTCCGTGTCGTGCAGGAGTTGCTGGGGCACGCCTCGGTCACCACCACGCAGGTCTACACGCTCGTCACGGTCCAGTTACTGCGCGAGGTCTACGCGACATCGCACCCGCGGGCGCGGAACTGA
- a CDS encoding NUDIX domain-containing protein yields the protein MSGGELGPDDVRDRPDRWRVVESSTVYRGRVFNVRSDRVEMPRGEATEAVPRDVIEHTGSVGVIAVDDRDRVLLLRQYRHPVGRQLWEAPAGLRDVDGEPLHKLAERELLEESGYRAERWDTLLDVFPSPGMADERIRIFLARGLTEVPADQIDFERVHEEADMPVVWVPLEEAVRKVFAGELHNMIACMGVLAVRAARDSGFANLRPVDAPED from the coding sequence GTGAGCGGCGGGGAGCTGGGCCCGGACGATGTCCGCGACCGTCCCGACCGCTGGAGGGTCGTGGAGTCGTCCACGGTGTACCGGGGGCGCGTCTTCAACGTCCGCAGCGACCGGGTCGAGATGCCGCGCGGTGAGGCCACGGAGGCCGTGCCGCGCGACGTGATCGAGCACACCGGGTCGGTCGGCGTCATCGCCGTCGACGACCGCGACCGGGTGCTGCTGCTGCGGCAGTACCGGCATCCGGTGGGGCGGCAGCTGTGGGAGGCGCCGGCGGGACTGCGGGACGTGGACGGCGAACCCCTGCACAAGCTCGCCGAGCGCGAGCTGCTGGAGGAGTCGGGGTACCGCGCGGAGCGCTGGGACACCCTGCTGGACGTGTTCCCGTCGCCCGGCATGGCCGACGAGCGCATCCGGATCTTCCTGGCGCGGGGCCTCACCGAGGTTCCGGCCGACCAGATCGACTTCGAGCGCGTCCACGAGGAGGCCGACATGCCGGTCGTGTGGGTGCCGCTGGAGGAGGCGGTCCGGAAGGTGTTCGCCGGTGAGCTGCACAACATGATCGCGTGCATGGGGGTGCTCGCGGTGCGCGCCGCCCGCGACTCGGGCTTCGCGAACCTGCGCCCCGTCGACGCGCCGGAGGACTGA
- a CDS encoding CTP synthase, with protein MPSATTGRSRPTKHLFVTGGVASSLGKGLTASSLGRLLALRGLRVTMQKLDPYLNVDPGTMNPFQHGEVFVTDDGAETDLDIGHYERFLDTELHGSANVTTGQVYSNVIAKERRGEYLGDTVQVIPHITNEIKDRIRGMADDGDVDIVITEVGGTVGDIESLPFLESVRQIRHEIGRENCFFLHVSLLPYIGPSGELKTKPTQHSVAALRSIGIQPDAIVCRSDRPITDGLKHKISLMCDVDREAVVSAVDAASIYDIPKVLHSEGLDAYVVRRLDLPFRDVDWGAWDELLRRVHKPAREVTIALVGKYIDLPDAYLSITEALRHGGFGNDAKVHIRWVKSDDCETPEGAKRELDGVDGVLVPGGFGVRGIEGKLGAIRHARENRVPLLGICLGLQCMVIEAARTLGGLADAGSSEFDATTAHPVVATMADQLDVVAGERDMGGTMRLGLYPADLADGSLVRDLYGEAKVSERHRHRYEVNNSYRDRLEQAGLRFSGLSPDGRLVEYVELPRDRHPFFVGTQAHPEFRSRPTRPHPLFTGLVSAALDYAEARAGEGGAGSADAS; from the coding sequence TTGCCTTCGGCTACCACTGGTAGGTCACGTCCTACCAAGCATCTCTTCGTCACCGGCGGTGTCGCCTCGAGCCTCGGCAAGGGTCTGACGGCGTCCAGCCTCGGGCGGCTTCTCGCCCTCCGCGGTCTTCGGGTCACCATGCAGAAGCTGGACCCGTACCTCAATGTCGACCCCGGCACGATGAATCCGTTCCAGCACGGCGAGGTCTTCGTCACCGACGACGGCGCCGAGACGGATCTGGACATCGGGCACTACGAGCGGTTCCTCGACACCGAGTTGCACGGGTCGGCGAACGTCACGACGGGCCAGGTCTACTCGAACGTGATCGCCAAGGAGCGGCGCGGGGAGTACCTCGGCGACACGGTGCAGGTGATCCCGCACATCACCAACGAGATCAAGGACCGGATCCGGGGGATGGCCGACGACGGCGACGTCGACATCGTCATCACGGAGGTGGGCGGGACGGTCGGCGACATCGAGTCGTTGCCGTTCCTGGAGTCGGTCCGGCAGATCCGGCACGAGATCGGCCGGGAGAACTGCTTCTTCCTGCACGTGTCGCTGCTGCCCTACATCGGCCCGTCCGGCGAGCTGAAGACGAAGCCGACGCAGCATTCGGTCGCCGCGCTGCGCTCCATCGGCATCCAGCCGGACGCGATCGTGTGCCGGTCGGACCGGCCGATCACCGACGGGCTCAAGCACAAGATCAGCCTGATGTGCGACGTGGACCGCGAGGCCGTGGTGTCCGCGGTGGACGCCGCCAGCATCTACGACATCCCGAAGGTGCTGCATTCCGAGGGCTTGGACGCCTACGTGGTGCGCCGCCTGGACCTGCCGTTCCGCGACGTGGACTGGGGCGCCTGGGACGAGCTGCTGCGCCGGGTCCACAAGCCGGCCCGCGAGGTGACGATCGCGCTGGTCGGCAAGTACATCGATCTGCCCGACGCCTACCTGTCGATCACTGAGGCGCTGCGGCACGGCGGGTTCGGCAACGACGCCAAGGTGCACATCCGCTGGGTGAAGAGCGATGACTGCGAGACGCCCGAGGGCGCCAAGCGGGAGCTGGACGGTGTCGACGGCGTGCTGGTGCCCGGCGGGTTCGGTGTCCGCGGCATCGAGGGCAAGCTCGGCGCGATCCGGCACGCCCGCGAGAACCGTGTCCCGCTGCTCGGCATCTGCCTCGGGCTGCAGTGCATGGTGATCGAGGCGGCGCGGACCCTGGGTGGTCTCGCCGATGCCGGCAGTTCCGAGTTCGACGCCACGACCGCCCACCCTGTGGTCGCGACGATGGCCGACCAGCTCGACGTCGTCGCCGGGGAGCGCGACATGGGCGGCACGATGCGGCTCGGGCTCTACCCGGCGGATCTGGCCGACGGGTCGCTCGTCCGGGACCTGTACGGGGAGGCGAAGGTGTCGGAGCGGCACCGGCACCGCTACGAGGTCAACAACTCCTACCGCGACCGGCTGGAGCAGGCGGGGCTGCGGTTCTCGGGCCTGTCGCCCGACGGGCGCCTGGTCGAGTACGTCGAGCTGCCGCGCGATCGGCATCCGTTCTTCGTCGGGACGCAGGCGCACCCGGAGTTCCGGTCCCGCCCGACGCGCCCGCATCCGCTGTTCACCGGCCTGGTGTCCGCCGCTCTCGACTATGCCGAGGCGCGCGCGGGCGAGGGCGGCGCGGGCTCGGCGGACGCCTCGTGA
- the pip gene encoding prolyl aminopeptidase, whose amino-acid sequence MELRTLYPPIEPYDSGLLDVGDGNRIYWEVCGNPDGKPAVMLHGGPGGGCSPAHRRQFDPEAYRIVLFDQRNCGRSLPHAKDPEVSLESNTTWNLVADMERIREHLGIERWLVFGGSWGSALSLAYAQTHPDRVTELVLRGIFTLRPFELYWFYQEGASLLFPDLWEKYVEPIPEDEREDLISAFRERLESPDPQVRTTAAKAWATWEGSTLTLRPDPEMAGGFGEPEYAVAFARIENHYFTNEGFFEEDQLLRDVDRIRHIPAVIVQGRYDVCTPVATAWDLHRAWPEADFHIVDDAGHAYSEPGILHHLIEATDRFAEKT is encoded by the coding sequence ATGGAGCTTCGCACGCTGTACCCGCCGATCGAGCCCTACGACTCTGGGCTGCTCGACGTCGGCGACGGAAACCGTATCTACTGGGAGGTCTGCGGGAACCCGGACGGCAAGCCCGCGGTGATGCTGCACGGCGGGCCGGGCGGCGGGTGCAGCCCGGCGCACCGCCGGCAGTTCGACCCGGAGGCGTACCGGATCGTCCTGTTCGACCAGCGCAACTGCGGGCGCAGCCTGCCGCACGCGAAGGACCCGGAGGTGTCGCTGGAGAGCAACACCACCTGGAACCTGGTCGCCGACATGGAGCGGATCCGCGAGCACCTCGGCATCGAGCGTTGGCTGGTGTTCGGCGGAAGCTGGGGCAGCGCGCTGTCGCTGGCGTACGCGCAGACGCACCCCGACCGGGTGACCGAGCTGGTGCTGCGCGGCATCTTCACCCTGCGGCCGTTCGAGCTGTACTGGTTCTACCAGGAGGGGGCGTCGCTGCTGTTCCCCGACCTGTGGGAGAAGTACGTCGAGCCGATCCCCGAGGACGAGCGCGAGGACCTCATCTCGGCGTTCCGCGAGCGGCTCGAATCGCCCGACCCGCAGGTGCGGACCACGGCCGCGAAGGCGTGGGCGACGTGGGAGGGCTCGACGCTCACGCTGCGGCCGGACCCGGAGATGGCCGGCGGCTTCGGCGAGCCCGAGTACGCGGTGGCGTTCGCGCGCATCGAGAACCACTACTTCACCAACGAGGGGTTCTTCGAGGAGGACCAGCTGCTCCGGGACGTGGACAGGATCCGCCACATCCCGGCCGTGATCGTGCAGGGCCGCTACGACGTGTGCACGCCGGTCGCGACGGCGTGGGACCTGCACCGCGCGTGGCCCGAGGCGGACTTCCACATCGTCGACGACGCGGGGCACGCCTACAGCGAGCCGGGGATCCTGCATCACCTGATCGAGGCGACCGACCGTTTCGCCGAGAAGACGTGA